A genomic region of Ignavibacteria bacterium contains the following coding sequences:
- the cmk gene encoding (d)CMP kinase, giving the protein MDKIIVAIDGPAGTGKSTTARLLAQKLNVLYIDSGAMYRAITYLVLKNNIPLTEVDKIAELSSNANIEFKDDKVFVNDEDITEKIRSLDVTNKVSAVSKLKEVRKNLVEKQRQFSKEQSVIMDGRDIGTVVFPDANFKFFFACDLKTRSVRRQQDFMDLGQKIPLEKIILEIKKRDELDTKRVESPLKKAKDAIEIDTTNMIIEEQVDCLYKKIMGIVPNN; this is encoded by the coding sequence ATGGATAAAATAATTGTTGCGATTGACGGACCTGCCGGAACGGGAAAAAGCACAACTGCAAGACTACTTGCACAGAAGTTAAACGTATTATACATAGACAGCGGCGCAATGTACCGCGCAATAACATATCTTGTTCTTAAAAATAACATTCCTCTTACTGAAGTCGATAAAATCGCTGAGCTTTCTTCAAACGCTAACATAGAATTCAAAGACGATAAAGTCTTTGTTAATGATGAAGACATAACGGAAAAAATCCGTTCGCTTGATGTTACGAACAAAGTCAGCGCAGTAAGCAAGCTGAAAGAAGTGCGCAAAAATCTCGTTGAGAAGCAAAGACAGTTTTCGAAAGAGCAAAGCGTTATAATGGACGGAAGAGACATCGGAACGGTTGTTTTTCCCGATGCAAACTTTAAGTTTTTTTTTGCATGTGATTTGAAAACCCGTTCAGTAAGGAGACAGCAGGATTTTATGGACCTGGGACAAAAAATTCCGCTTGAAAAAATCATTCTTGAAATTAAAAAGCGCGATGAGCTCGACACAAAACGCGTCGAAAGTCCTCTGAAGAAAGCAAAAGATGCAATCGAGATTGACACTACCAACATGATTATTGAAGAACAGGTAGATTGTCTTTATAAGAAAATAATGGGAATCGTTCCCAATAATTAA
- the eno gene encoding phosphopyruvate hydratase yields MPSIKSVHAREILDSRGNPTIEVDVILENGTLGRAAVPSGASTGEREAVELRDGDKKRYLGKGTRKAVDNVNNTIAKKLTGFDCFQQYELDELMIKLDGTKNKSKLGANAILGVSMAAAHASANYLNVPLYRYLGGADARCLPVPMMNIINGGKHADNNVDFQEFMIVPVNFKSFAEALRAGTEVFHSLKNVLHKKGLNTAVGDEGGFAPNLKSNDEAVEVILQAIDGAGYKAGKDIYIALDVASSEMYKKDGSKVNYEFYKSHLPSKTSDGMIKMYESMVNQFPIISIEDGLGENDWDGWRNLTEELGSKVQLVGDDLFVTNPEILAKGIEEHIGNSILVKVNQIGTLSETLSAIGLAKTSKYTCVISHRSGETEDTTISDLAVATNAGQIKTGSLSRTDRVAKYNQLLRIEEQLGSAAFYPGIKAFYNIK; encoded by the coding sequence ATGCCCTCAATAAAATCCGTTCACGCACGTGAAATCCTTGATTCAAGGGGTAACCCTACAATAGAAGTTGATGTAATTTTAGAAAACGGCACGCTCGGTAGAGCTGCAGTTCCATCAGGCGCATCTACAGGTGAGCGCGAAGCTGTCGAATTGCGCGACGGCGATAAAAAACGCTATCTTGGAAAAGGCACACGCAAAGCAGTTGATAACGTCAATAACACAATCGCAAAAAAACTTACCGGCTTCGATTGTTTCCAGCAATATGAGCTTGATGAGCTGATGATAAAGCTTGACGGCACAAAGAATAAATCTAAGCTTGGCGCAAATGCAATTCTCGGAGTTTCAATGGCAGCCGCGCATGCTTCGGCAAATTATCTTAATGTTCCATTATACAGATACCTTGGCGGTGCAGATGCAAGATGTCTGCCTGTCCCGATGATGAACATTATCAATGGCGGAAAGCATGCTGACAATAATGTTGATTTTCAGGAGTTCATGATTGTTCCTGTTAACTTCAAGTCTTTTGCCGAAGCTTTACGCGCAGGAACGGAAGTTTTTCATTCACTGAAAAATGTTCTTCACAAAAAAGGTTTAAACACTGCTGTGGGTGATGAAGGCGGATTTGCTCCGAACTTAAAATCGAATGATGAAGCTGTTGAAGTAATTTTACAGGCAATTGACGGAGCAGGATATAAAGCAGGGAAAGACATTTACATTGCTCTCGATGTTGCGTCTTCTGAAATGTATAAGAAAGACGGAAGTAAAGTTAACTACGAGTTTTATAAATCACACTTGCCTTCAAAAACTTCTGACGGAATGATTAAGATGTATGAATCTATGGTTAATCAATTTCCGATTATCAGCATAGAAGACGGACTTGGCGAAAACGATTGGGACGGATGGAGAAACTTAACTGAAGAGCTTGGCTCAAAAGTTCAGCTGGTTGGTGATGATTTGTTTGTTACAAACCCTGAAATCCTAGCAAAAGGAATCGAAGAGCATATAGGAAATTCAATTCTTGTTAAGGTAAATCAAATCGGAACACTTTCCGAAACTTTAAGCGCTATTGGACTTGCAAAGACAAGCAAATATACCTGCGTAATCAGCCACAGAAGCGGAGAAACAGAGGATACGACTATTTCCGACCTTGCAGTCGCAACAAATGCAGGACAGATAAAAACAGGTTCGCTTTCAAGAACTGACCGTGTTGCAAAGTACAACCAGCTTTTAAGAATTGAAGAACAGCTTGGTTCTGCTGCATTTTATCCGGGCATAAAAGCGTTTTACAACATAAAATAA
- the queA gene encoding tRNA preQ1(34) S-adenosylmethionine ribosyltransferase-isomerase QueA, with product MKLSQFKYPIPKNLIAKVPKSPRDASKLMVLHKDTGEVEVKKFKNIVDYFNEGDVLVVNDSKVFPAKLMGTKEKTRAKIEVFLLRQLSKEENIWDVVVDPARKVRIGNRIFFTKNLYCEVIDNTTSRGRIVRFNYNKDDFKKYIDKLGKMPLPHYIKREATEKDKDTFQTVYAKHVGSVAAPSSGFSFTKELLSAIHKKGVKIVPITLHIGLGTYRLVEVEDLSKHRMDSEYYEIPKESSDIINVAIDKKKKVVAVGTSVVKALETSVITGKHVRPGKGWTDKFIHPPQTVRVVDRLITNFHLPQSTMLMLVCSFAERDHVMKAYKKAIKDKMRFYDYGDMMLVA from the coding sequence ATGAAGCTTTCTCAATTTAAGTATCCCATTCCTAAAAACTTAATCGCAAAAGTCCCTAAATCCCCAAGGGATGCATCGAAGTTAATGGTTCTTCACAAAGACACCGGTGAGGTCGAAGTAAAAAAATTCAAGAATATAGTTGATTATTTCAATGAAGGCGATGTTCTTGTCGTGAACGACTCGAAAGTTTTTCCTGCAAAGCTTATGGGAACAAAGGAAAAAACACGCGCTAAGATTGAAGTGTTTTTATTGAGACAGCTTTCTAAAGAAGAAAACATCTGGGACGTTGTTGTTGACCCTGCAAGAAAAGTCAGAATCGGCAACAGAATTTTCTTCACAAAAAATCTTTACTGCGAGGTAATCGATAATACAACATCTCGCGGAAGAATAGTCCGTTTTAATTATAATAAGGACGATTTCAAAAAATATATTGACAAGCTTGGCAAAATGCCGCTTCCTCATTACATAAAACGCGAAGCAACCGAGAAAGATAAAGATACTTTTCAGACTGTATATGCGAAACATGTTGGTTCTGTTGCAGCCCCTTCCTCAGGATTTAGCTTCACAAAAGAACTTTTAAGCGCCATTCATAAAAAAGGCGTGAAGATTGTTCCGATTACTTTGCACATCGGACTTGGAACATACCGTCTTGTTGAGGTTGAAGACCTTTCAAAGCACAGAATGGATTCTGAGTATTATGAAATTCCTAAAGAATCCTCCGATATAATCAATGTCGCAATAGACAAGAAGAAAAAAGTTGTTGCGGTAGGAACGTCTGTTGTTAAGGCGCTTGAGACAAGTGTCATAACAGGCAAGCACGTTCGTCCCGGGAAAGGATGGACCGACAAATTTATTCATCCGCCACAAACTGTAAGAGTAGTTGATAGATTAATCACAAATTTCCATCTGCCGCAAAGTACAATGCTTATGCTTGTGTGTTCATTCGCAGAGAGAGACCATGTAATGAAAGCATATAAAAAAGCAATCAAAGACAAGATGCGTTTTTATGATTACGGTGACATGATGCTTGTAGCTTAA
- the ispD gene encoding 2-C-methyl-D-erythritol 4-phosphate cytidylyltransferase, whose protein sequence is MKNIVIIPAAGSGSRFGSKTPKQFLKLPPKNIEVISYTIKKFQEINSVNEIIIATSSDNFKKLKKIISDNKFSKVSRIVEGGETRHQSGFNALLSLKCGKDDRIIIHDAVRPFITKKKIKELIKLSIKYPELVPGLKVNDTIKKIDDKNFISESLKRENIWRIQTPQIFRYEILVKSFEHAHKTKFIGTDESSIVTNAGYKVKIVEGEISNLKITTKEDLKIINFNKLLIS, encoded by the coding sequence ATGAAAAACATCGTCATCATACCTGCCGCGGGTTCCGGCTCACGGTTTGGAAGCAAAACCCCAAAACAATTCTTAAAGCTTCCTCCAAAAAACATTGAAGTAATTTCTTATACGATAAAAAAATTTCAAGAAATAAATTCCGTTAATGAAATTATCATTGCAACAAGCTCGGATAATTTCAAGAAGTTAAAAAAAATAATTTCAGATAATAAGTTTTCAAAAGTTTCGAGAATTGTCGAAGGCGGTGAAACAAGGCATCAATCTGGTTTTAATGCTTTGCTTTCACTGAAGTGCGGAAAAGATGACAGGATAATTATACACGATGCAGTCCGTCCTTTTATTACAAAGAAAAAAATAAAAGAATTAATTAAGCTTTCAATTAAATATCCTGAGCTTGTGCCGGGATTGAAAGTTAACGACACAATTAAAAAGATTGATGATAAAAATTTTATTAGCGAATCCCTTAAGCGTGAAAATATCTGGCGCATACAAACGCCGCAGATTTTCAGATATGAAATTTTAGTTAAGTCGTTCGAGCATGCTCACAAAACAAAATTCATTGGGACCGATGAATCCTCAATCGTAACCAACGCCGGCTATAAAGTGAAAATTGTCGAAGGCGAAATTTCCAACCTCAAAATTACCACTAAAGAAGATTTAAAAATTATTAACTTCAATAAGTTATTAATTTCTTAA
- a CDS encoding alpha/beta hydrolase-fold protein — MNGQIIIESFDSKILKGNPLGDPALRKFPVYLPPSYGKSNKKFPVAYLLTGFTGRGMQYLNISFLSENMEERLNRLIAEKTMDEMIVVMPDCITKYGGSQYINSTATGNYESYIIDELVPYIDNKYNTIADSSKRAVCGKSSGGYGAVILAMKNPDVFGLMCSTAGDMAFEYCYMFGFPEFVIDIEPYGKGDKGVANFIKNELNFKQPKPKSFHNIINNIGMASCYSPNPKGFKTKGYNFDLPFNILTGELDEQVFNRWLEHDPVRLVGKYKDNLKKLKLIYLDAGKRDEFDLHIGARIFCDKLKQNKIKYIHEEFNDGHMNIPYRNDRTFEIISEHL, encoded by the coding sequence ATGAACGGGCAGATTATAATTGAATCGTTTGATTCCAAAATTCTCAAAGGCAATCCTCTCGGTGACCCGGCGTTAAGAAAGTTTCCGGTTTATCTTCCGCCGTCTTACGGCAAGTCTAATAAAAAATTTCCTGTAGCATATCTTCTCACGGGATTTACGGGCAGGGGAATGCAGTATCTTAATATTTCTTTTTTATCAGAGAATATGGAAGAACGTCTCAACAGACTGATTGCAGAAAAAACAATGGATGAAATGATCGTCGTTATGCCTGACTGCATAACAAAATACGGCGGCAGTCAATACATCAATTCAACCGCAACGGGAAATTATGAAAGTTATATAATAGATGAGCTTGTTCCTTATATCGATAATAAATATAACACGATTGCTGATTCGTCTAAACGGGCTGTTTGCGGTAAATCAAGCGGCGGATATGGCGCGGTTATTCTTGCGATGAAAAATCCTGATGTGTTCGGATTAATGTGTTCAACTGCAGGAGATATGGCTTTTGAATATTGCTATATGTTTGGGTTCCCTGAGTTTGTAATTGACATTGAACCATATGGCAAAGGCGACAAAGGAGTTGCGAATTTTATTAAGAACGAACTGAACTTTAAACAGCCGAAGCCGAAGTCATTTCATAATATCATTAACAACATCGGAATGGCGAGCTGTTATTCGCCCAACCCTAAAGGGTTCAAAACAAAAGGGTATAATTTTGATTTACCGTTTAATATTTTAACGGGAGAGCTTGATGAGCAAGTTTTTAACCGGTGGCTTGAACACGACCCTGTGAGATTGGTCGGCAAATATAAAGACAATTTGAAAAAACTTAAGCTCATTTATCTCGATGCGGGAAAGCGTGATGAGTTTGATTTGCATATCGGCGCAAGAATTTTTTGCGACAAGCTTAAGCAAAATAAAATAAAATACATTCACGAAGAATTTAATGATGGGCACATGAATATACCTTACCGCAATGACAGAACTTTTGAAATAATCTCGGAGCATCTTTGA
- a CDS encoding N(4)-(beta-N-acetylglucosaminyl)-L-asparaginase — protein MIEPVVISTWKHGIAANEAAYKILKAGGNSLDAVEQGVKVAEDDPEVLSVGYGGLPDDKGIVTLDAALMDWKARIGSVIFVENIKNPISLARLVLEDTNHTILAGDGAYEFALKKGFKSENLLTENSLKKYNDWKASGSDKPEEMHTDDFKLTKAKTDLINEDGHHDTIGMVAIDNEGHVSASCTTSGMAWKLHGRVGDTPIIGAGLYVDGEVGGAASTGRGEECIRACGSFLIVEMMRLGVSPKDACRIACERVYKLNLLSDKNRDHIYQVGFIALNTKGEWGAYSVREGFQYAVYEKNKNELHNSNFYLNEKFEVTDL, from the coding sequence ATGATAGAACCTGTAGTAATATCAACCTGGAAACACGGGATAGCAGCTAACGAAGCGGCATATAAAATTTTAAAAGCCGGTGGCAACTCGCTTGATGCAGTAGAGCAGGGGGTTAAAGTTGCAGAAGACGACCCCGAAGTTTTGAGCGTCGGATACGGTGGATTGCCTGATGACAAAGGAATCGTAACGCTTGATGCGGCATTGATGGATTGGAAAGCAAGAATAGGTTCTGTGATTTTTGTTGAGAACATTAAAAACCCTATTTCACTTGCGCGTCTTGTGCTTGAAGATACAAACCATACGATACTTGCAGGCGACGGGGCTTATGAGTTCGCACTGAAAAAAGGATTTAAATCGGAAAATTTATTAACGGAAAATTCATTAAAGAAATATAACGATTGGAAGGCATCAGGTTCGGATAAACCTGAGGAAATGCATACCGATGATTTTAAATTAACGAAAGCGAAAACAGATTTAATAAATGAAGATGGTCATCACGATACAATCGGTATGGTTGCAATAGATAATGAAGGGCATGTATCGGCATCATGCACAACAAGCGGAATGGCATGGAAGCTTCACGGGAGAGTAGGTGACACACCCATTATCGGAGCAGGACTTTATGTGGATGGTGAAGTCGGCGGGGCAGCATCTACAGGCAGAGGCGAAGAATGTATCCGCGCCTGCGGAAGTTTTTTAATTGTGGAAATGATGCGTCTTGGTGTTTCACCCAAAGATGCGTGCAGGATTGCCTGTGAGCGTGTTTATAAATTAAATTTATTATCGGATAAAAACCGCGACCATATTTATCAGGTCGGATTTATTGCGCTTAACACAAAAGGTGAATGGGGAGCTTACAGTGTGCGTGAAGGATTTCAATATGCTGTTTATGAAAAAAATAAAAATGAACTTCATAACAGCAATTTTTATTTGAATGAAAAATTCGAAGTTACGGATTTATAA